The DNA region GGATCGACCGCAAGCGCCTGCGTGAAAACGCGATCAAGGCCATGGCTCAGGTGGGTCTGGACGCCATCGATCCCGACACGCTGGTCGGTGAACTGGGTATCGGCCATCAGCAGATGGTCGAAATCGCTCGCAATCTGGTCGGCGACTGCCACGTGCTGATCCTCGACGAACCCACCGCCATGCTGACCTCGCGCGAGGTTGAAATGCTGTTCGAGCAGATCACGCGCTTGCAGGCGCGTGGCGTTTCGATCATTTACATCTCTCACCGGCTTGAAGAAATTGCCCGGGTTTCCCAGCGCATCGCCGTGCTGCGCGATGGCAAGCTGGTGTGCGTCGAGCCGATTTCCCGTTACAGCAGCGAGCAACTGGTGACCCTCATGGTTGGCCGGGAGCTGGGCGAGCATATGGACATGGGGGCTCGCCAGATCGGTGAAGTGGCGCTGTCCGTCAAAGGTCTCAGCCGCGCAGGCAAGGTCGAGGATGTTTCGTTCGAGGTGCGACGTGGCGAGATTTTCGGTATTTCCGGGCTGATCGGTGCCGGGCGAACCGAGTTGTTACGCCTGATCTACGGTGCTGACATTGCCGACAGCGGCGTCATCGAAGTAGGCCAGCCGCTGCAAGCAGTCACCGTCCGGTCGCCGGCCGACGCGGTGGAGCATGGCATTGCCCTGATCACCGAAGACCGCAAGAGCGAAGGGTTGCTGATGTCGCAATCGATCAGCGCCAACATCGCGCTGGGCAACATGCATTCCATCGCGAAGGCAGGTGTGGTCAATGCTGACCTGGAGCTGAAACTGGCCGAGCGGCAAGTGGCGGCCATGCGCATCCGCAGCTCGAGTCCGACCCAACTGGTGTCCGAGCTGTCAGGCGGCAATCAACAGAAGGTCGTGATCGGCCGCTGGCTGGAGCGTGACTGCCCTGTGATGCTGTTCGATGAACCGACCCGAGGCATCGACGTCGGCGCCAAATTCGATATCTATGCACTGCTGGCCGAATTGACCCGCCAGGGCAGGGCATTGGTGGTGGTTTCCAGCGATCTTCGCGAATTGATGTTGATCTGTGACCGGATCGGCGTGCTGTCTGCCGGGCGCCTGATCGACACCTTCGAGCGCGATAGCTGGACTCAGGATCAATTGCTTGCCGCTGCCTTCGCCGGTTATCAAAAACGTGACGCGCTGCTCAATGATGCAGCGCCCAGGAACGACTCATGAAAAATACGCCTTCCCCGACGCTGACGGTGCCTGTTCGTCGCAGCGCCAACTATTTTGGCCTTGGTACCTATATTGGGCTGGCAGGTGCATTGCTGGTCATGATTGTGCTGTTTTCATTGCTCAGCGATCACTTCCTGTCGTATCAGACCTTCAGCATGCTGGCCAACCAGATCCCCGATCTGATGGTGTTGTCTGTCGGCATGACGCTGATTCTCATCATTGGCGGCATTGACCTGTCGGTGGGCTCGGTACTGGCGCTGGCGGCTTCGGCGGTCAGCGTAGCGATTCTCGGTTGGGGCTGGAGCGTGTTTCCGGCCGCGCTGCTGGGCATTGCCTGTGCAACGCTGGCCGGCACGATTACCGGCTCCATCACCGTGGCCTGGCGTATTCCATCGTTTATCGTCTCTCTTGGCGTGCTGGAGATGGCCCGAGGCGCGGCCTACCAGATGACCAACTCACGTACCGCCTACATCGGCGATTCGTTTGCCTGGCTGTCCGACCCGATCGCGTTCGGTATCTCGCCATCCTTCATCATCGCGCTGCTGGTGATTTTCATCGCTCAGGCGGTCCTCACCCGCACGGTATTCGGTCGTTACCTGATCGGCATCGGCACTAACGAAGAGGCGGTACGACTGGCGGGTATCAACCCCAAGCCGTACAAAATTCTGGTGTTTTCGCTGATGGGCATGCTGGCCGGTGTGGCGGCGCTGTTTCAGATCTCGCGTCTGGAAGCTGCCGATCCGAATGCCGGTGCCGGTCTGGAGTTGCAGGTCATTGCCGCCGTCGTGATTGGCGGCACCAGCCTGATGGGCGGGCGCGGTTCGATCATCAGCACCTTTTTCGGCGTGTTGATCATCTCGGTACTTGCTGCGGGTCTGGCGCAGATCGGGGCGACCGAGCCCACCAAGCGCATCATCACTGGCGCAGTCATCGTGATCGCTGTGGTGCTGGATACCTACCGCAGCCAGCGGGCACGGCGCCAGGGTTGATATGGCAACCATCAAGGACGTAGCGGCACTTGCGGGGATTTCCTACACCACGGTTTCCCACGTGCTGAACAAGACCCGGCCGGTCAGCGAACCGGTCAGGCTCAAGGTCGAAGCAGCCATTGCGCAGCTGGATTACGTGCCCAGTGCGGTTGCGCGGTCGCTCAAGGCCAAGACCACTTCGACCATTGGCTTGTTGATTCCCAATGGCATGAACCCTTACTTCGCCGAACTGGCCAGAGGTATAGAGGATTACTGTGAGCGCAACGGCTTCTGCGTAATCCTCTGCAACTCCGATGACAACCCGGAGAAGCAGCGTGGCTATCTGCGTGTCTTGCTGGAAAAGCGCGTAGACGGTCTGATTGTCTCTTCAGTGGGTGGCGATGCCGGTATCGCAGGCGGCCTCGCCGAAGTGCGCACGCCGCTGGTGATCGTTGACCGCGAGCTGGACGGCATTGAGGCCGATACGATTCGTATCGACCACGAGCAGGGTGCCTGGCTGGCAACCCGGCATTTGCTGGAGTTGGGGCATCGACACATTGCCTGCATCGGCGGGCCACTCAAAAGTACGGTGGCTGAAATGCGCCTGGCGGGCTATCGGCGCGCCATGCACGAGGCTTCTGTCGAGGTCAGCGGCGAATGGGCGCTGCACAGTGAGTTCACCAGTTCTGCGGGCTATGAGGCGGCGTGCCAGCTTCTGGCAAAGAATCCGCCGAGCGCAATTTTTGCCGGCAATGATGTCATTGCCATCGGTGTGCTGCGTGCCGCTGCCGAACGCTCGATTCGCGTGCCGCAGGACCTGTCGGTCATCGGTTTCGATGACATCCAGATGAGTCGCTACGTCTACCCGGCGTTGACCACGGTGGGGCAATCGATCATGCAACTGGGCGAAAACGCCGCTGAAATGCTGTTGAGCCGAATCGCCACACCTCATGCAGTTCCTGTCGAGAAAAGACTCGTGACGCCTTGCGTCGTGGTGCGCGAGTCCACGGCAGCGCCGAACACTTTGTCCAACGAATGACGCGCACGCACAGCAACGGATTAATGAGCCATGCAAGCAAAAATAGTGATAGTGGGCAGTCTGAACATGGATCTGGTCATCCGCGCCCAGCGTTTACCGCGCCCCGGTGAAACGCTCAGCGGAGAAACCTTCTCTACCGTGCCTGGCGGCAAAGGCGCCAATCAGGCAGTAGCGGCAGCGCGTCTGGGTGCCAGCGTGGCGATGATCGGCTGCGTAGGGGCTGATTCCTATGGCGAGCAACTGCGTGATGCACTGCTGGCCGAGCGCATCGATTGTCAGGCGGTGACCCTGGTCGAGGGCGTGGCCACCGGAATCGCTTCAATCGTGGTCGACGCCAACAGTCAGAACGCGATTGTCATCGTTGCCGGTGGCAATGGCCGGCTTGATGCCAGCTTGATCGACCGTTTCGATGCGCTGCTGGCTGGCTCAGAGATCGTCATCTGCCAGTTGGAAGTGCCGACCGAAACGGTTTTTCACACTCTTGCTCGCGCCCATGCGCTGGGCAAGACCGTCATCCTCAATCCAGCCCCGGCCAGTGAGCCGTTGCCTGCGAACTGGTATGGCCTGATCGATTACCTGATTCCCAACGAGAGCGAGGCGCAGACCCTCACCGGTATCAGCGTCGACTCGTCGGCCTCGGCTGAAAAAGCGGCGGCTGCCATGCTGGCGGCCGGAGCGCGCAACGTCATCATCACGCTGGGCGAGCGCGGAACCCTGTTCGCCAATGCCGCTGGCGTGGAGCATATTCCCGCGCGTCGTGTACAAGCCGTGGACACCACTGCCGCAGGTGATACCTTTGTCGGCGGTTTTGCGGCGGCGCTTGCTGCAGGGCAGGGCGAGTCCGAGGCGATTCGCTTCGGTCAGGCCGCGGCGGCCATCTCCGTCACCCGCGCCGGAGCCCAGCCGTCGATCCCGACGTTCGAGGAAGTAAAGGAATTCAAATCGTTATGAAAAAAACACCGCTACTCAATATCGCTCTGTCCCGCGTGATCGCTTCGCTGGGGCATGGTGACATCCTGATGATCGTCGATGCGGGGATGCCGGTGCCTGCCGGGGTCGAACTGATCGACCTGGCGTTGACCCGTGGTGTGCCGGATTTCGTCAGTGTGCTGGATGTCGTGCTGAGCGAGATGCAAGTGGAAAGCCACGTACTGGCCAGCGAGATGGCTCAGGTCAAGCCACCGGCCTTGCAGGTTATCGAGAGCCTGAATCTCGACGATCAGCTTGGCCAGCAGCGCTGGATCAGCCATGAGGATCTCAAGGTCTTGAGCCGTCAGGCCAAGGCGATCATCCGGACCGGAGAGTGCCAGCCTTACAGCAACGTGGCGCTGGTGTCAGGGGTCGTGTTCTAGCTCGTTAAAAAAGGGAGTTTCATATGACATTGATACAGTTTTCCAGACAACTCATTCGCGGAGCGCTGCTCTTGTCCATTCTCGGCACTGCCGCCGTTCAGGCGGCCGAAAAGCGTGACCTGATCATCGATACTGACCCGGGCGCAGACGATGTCGTCGCTCTGCTGCTGGCCCTGGCTTCACCCGAAGAACTGAACGTGATGGCGATCACTACCGTGGCCGGTAACGTGCGTCTGGACAAAACCTCGCGCAACGCCCGACTGGCGCGCGAATGGGCGGGTCGTGAAGAAGTGCCGGTATATGCCGGTGCGCCCAAGCCACTGGTGCGCACGCCGATTTACGCCGAAAACGTTCACGGTCAGGAAGGCCTGCCGGGTGTGCCTATACATGAGCCCGCCAAAGGTCTGGCCGAAGGCAATGCGGTGGACTACCTGATTCGCACGCTGAGCAAGGCCAAGCCGCACAGCATTACCATCGCCATGCTCGGTCCACAGACCAACCTGGCATTGGCGCTGGTACAGGCCCCGGAAATCACTCAGGGCATCAAGGAAGTGGTGGTCATGGGCGGCGCGCATTTCAACGGCGGTAATATCACGCCGGTCGCCGAGTTCAACCTGTTCGCTGACCCGCATGCCGCGCAGATCGTGCTGGCCAGTGGCGTGAAGCTGACCTACGTGCCGCTGGACGTCACCCACAAGATCCTCACCAGTGAACAGCGCCTCAAGCAGATCGCTGCCTTGAACAACAACGCCGGCAAGCTGGTGGACGGGATTCTCAATGAGTACGTCAAGCTGGACATGGAGCATTACGGCTTGCCCGGTGGCCCGGTGCATGACGCCAGCGTCATAGCCTGGCTGCTAAAGCCAGAGCTGTTCAGTGGTCGGCAGATCAATGTCACGGTCGATACCCGCGAAGGTATCGGTTTCGGTCAGACAGTCGCTGACTGGTACGGCACCCTCAAGCAACCACAGAATGTATTCTGGGTTGAAAATGGCGACGCGCAGGGATTCTTCGATCTGCTGACCGAGCGTCTGGCGCGCTTGAAGTAAATACGTAACGCTTTGAAAGGCGTTTTGATGAAACGCATCAGGCGGGCAGCTTGGCTGGCGTATACCGGCTGAGCACTTGGCTGATGAAGGTGCGGGCGCCGTCGGTGCCCAGCTCCTTGATCAGCAGATCAACTGCAATGATCATCAATTCCTCCGGATTTGACGGGCTGTGCGAGCAATGGCCTTGAGGCCATTTGGCCTTGATGTCTGCTTCAATAGCGATGGCTGTCATGTCTGTCTCCAGTGAAAGGTCACGCATGACGCCATTGACTTCCCGGCACTCGCGTCACGGTCAGTAAACCATCCTCCAAGGCGTTTGACACTTCTACTTACGCATCACGTCGATGAGCGTTTTCAATCACGTCCCCGGATAAATGTTTTGTGACGATTTACCCGCACACCCCAGGCTTTCCCAAGGCAGACTCTCGCGCCTGACAGATCAACGGGTTACAGGCGCTTGTTGTTGCTGGTTTGCAACAAACGCGTTTCGACGCGGTCGGACCAGGTCTGGAATATTTATTGGCACAGGAGGGTGTATGCCCCTGAAGTTCGCAACATTGGGTTTTGTGGTCATGACTTCGCTGTTGGCAGGGTGCAGTAGTACTGCTTCCGATTCGAGCGCTGAGGCGGCACCTGCCAAAGCCGATGCGCCCGCCAGCAGCGCCATACCCGGTCGCTGCGATGCAGCGCTCGCCCAGTTCGCAATCGGCAAGCCTGCCTCCATCGAGCTCTTGCAGCAAGTGCGCACACGTACTGGCTCGCAAGACGCGCGCATCCTCGGGCCCGACGATATGGTCACGCTTGAGTACCGCTCCGAGCGGGTGAACGTCAACACCGACGCTTCCGGAAAAGTCGCGCGCATCAACTGCGGTTGAGGCAGTGCTTTTGTCTCGCGCATAAAAAAACCCCGTCAGTGACGGGGTTTTTTTTACATCAGGTGAATCAGGCCACCTGAACTTCTTCTGCTTGCATGCCTTTCTGGCCTTTAGCAGCAACAAAAGTAACGGTCTGGCCTTCTTTCAGGCTTTTGAAACCGTCGCTCTGGATTGCTTTGAAGTGTACGAACAGGTCGTCACCGCCACCTTGTGGAGTGATAAAGCCGAAGCCTTTTTCATCGTTGAACCATTTTACGGTGCCGGTTTGGCGATTAGACATGGTGTATCTCCAGAAACATAATTTTCAGTAACGTGCTGCTCAGGCCAACTGGGCACACCGGCCTATCATAGTCGAAATGCACAAAAAGACAGCTACTAAGGTGATCTCTTTAAGCAAAGGTCGACTATATGCAGGGCGTCATACGCTAAAAGTGGCTAAATGATGCCTCTGGCCAAGCGACTTTCGTTCGTTCTCAGGAGCGCTGAAAGCCACGTTTAATGAGGCTTTCAGGCGTTTCTTGGGGTGTTCCCGCCGAGGCTTCGGGTAAGCGCTTCAGCCCCGCCAAAAAAATTGATTATTTTGCCTTGGCGCAGTTTTCAGCGACCAGTTTCTGCAGTTTTTGGGTCAATTCGGGGGCAGGCGCAGTGCTGGTGTTGCTCAGGGACGCGATTTCTTTCTGCGTGAATTTCTCGTTCACTACCCTGGCGCCGCAATCGCAATGAGCCGCAGCGGTTTTAGCATCGAGGTTCTGTTGCTTTGCAGCAGCGATACACTCTCGCGTGAACGTGTCTTGTGCAGGTTTGTCCATGGCGGCCTGGGCACCCCAAGGGGCCAGAACGGCGGCGCAGGCGAGGAGGGCGGACAGACTGAGAGGCTTCATGGTGTTCTCCTTTTACGGGCTTTTTCTGAAAAGAAACGTACAGGGTCTCGACTGGTTCAGACGTCCACAAGACTTGCCAGTTCAGATGGCATGTTATTTGGCTCGATTTGCGTCGATGTACGTCCCGTGGCGGCTCAGCTGTGCTAGGATGCGCGTCCTGTTATTTTCAAGTGTCCCCATGGCTGATGGCTTTTGGTGCGACGCAGGCAGATTTTCGTACACTCCAGTCATCTGGTTCGGTTCAAGGTTGGCCGTCAGGCTCCTGCCACTGTGAGGCAGGCATACCACCGGATCACGTACTGGCTCATCCCAACCCACGTGACCTTTGGTAGGGGTCACCACTAGGAGAGGAGGCGCCATGCCAACTATTACTCTTCCCGACGGCAGTCAACGTTCATTCGATCACGCGGTTTCCGTAGCCGATGTCGCGCTTTCAATCGGTGCCGGTCTGGCCAAGGCCACCGTCGCCGGTAAAGTCAACGGCAAGCTCGTCGACGCCTGCGACCTGATCGAAAACGATGCCAGCCTGCAGATCATCACCCCCAAGGATCAGGAAGGACTGGAAATCATCCGTCACTCTTGCGCCCACCTGGTAGGGCACGCGGTCAAGCAGCTGTATCCGACTGCAAAGATGGTCATCGGCCCGGTGATCGACGACGGCTTCTATTACGATATCGCCTACGAGCGCCCGTTCACGCCTGATGACATGGCGGCGATCGAGCAGCGCATGCAGCAGCTGATCGAAAAAGATTATGACGTCATCAAGAAAGTCACCCCGCGCGCCGAAGTGATCGAGGTGTTCAGCGCCCGTCACGAAGACTACAAGCTGCGTCTGGTCGAAGACATGCCGAACGAGCAGGCCATGGGCCTGTATTATCACGAAGAATACGTCGACATGTGCCGTGGCCCGCACGTGCCGAACACGCGTTTTCTGAAATCCTTCAAGCTGACCAAGCTGTCGGGTGCCTACTGGCGCGGCGATGCCAAGAACGAGCAATTGCAGCGCGTTTATGGCACCGCCTGGGCAGACAAGAAACAACTGGCTGCCTACATCCTGCGGATTGAAGAAGCCGAAAAACGCGACCATCGCAAGATCGGCAAGCGTCTCGGCCTGTTCCACACCCAGGAAGAAGCGCCGGGCATGGTGTTCTGGCACCCGCAGGGCTGGACCCTGTACCAGGTGCTTGAGCAGTACATGCGCAAAGTGCAGCGTGAAAACGGCTACCTTGAGATCAAGACCCCGCAAGTGGTCGATCGCTCGCTCTGGGAGAAATCCGGGCACTGGGCCAACTACGCTGAAAACATGTTCACCACGCAGTCCGAAAGCCGCGACTACGCCATCAAGCCGATGAATTGCCCGTGCCACGTGCAGGTGTTCAACCAGGGCCTGAAGAGCTACCGCGAGCTGCCGATGCGTCTGGCCGAGTTCGGTGCCTGCCACCGTAACGAGCCGTCGGGTGCGTTGCACGGCATCATGCGCGTACGGGGTTTCACGCAGGATGACGCGCATATCTTCTGTACCGAAGATCAGATGCAGGCCGAGTCTGCCGCATTCATCAAGCTGACGCTGGATGTCTATGCCGATTTCGGTTTCAAGGATATCGAACTCAAATTGTCCACTCGCCCTGAAAAGCGTGTAGGCTCCGACGAGATTTGGGATCGTGCCGAATCGGCGCTGGCCTCCGCACTCGACAGCGCAGGTCTGCCTTATGATCTGCAGCCGGGTGAAGGCGCGTTCTACGGTCCGAAAATCGAGTTTTCCCTCAAGGACTGTCTCGGCCGGGTATGGCAGTGCGGCACCTTGCAGCTGGACTTCAATCTGCCGATCCGTCTGAGTGCCGAGTACGTTTCGGAAGACAACAGTCGCAAGAATCCGGTCATGTTGCACCGTGCGATTCTTGGATCCTTCGAGCGTTTCATCGGGATTCTGATCGAGCATTACGAAGGTGCATTTCCAGCCTGGCTGGCGCCGACTCAGGCAGTGATCATGAATATCACTGACAAACAGGCCGATTTTGCCCTTGAAGTGGAAAAAACTCTGGCTGAAAGCGGGTTTCGTGCCAAGTCCGACTTGAGAAATGAAAAGATCGGCTTTAAAATCCGTGAGCATACTTTGCTCAAGGTTCCTTATCTCCTCGTGATTGGAGATCGGGAAGTTGAAATGCAAACTGTCGCTGTGCGTACACGTGAAGGCGCTGACCTTGGCTCGATGCCGGTCGCCCAGTTCGCTGAATTCCTCGCACAAGCGGTTTCCCGGCGTGGTCGCCAAGATACGGAGTAATTATTATTAAGCGTGAAATGAGACAAGATAAACGAGCTGCACCCAAGGCCCCGATCAATGAGAATATCTCGGCCCGCGAGGTTCGTTTAATTGGCGCTGACGGCGAGCAGATTGGCATCGTCTCGATTGATGAAGCGCTTCGTATAGCCGAAGAGGCCAAGCTGGATCTGGTAGAGATTTCTGCCGACGCAGTCCCTCCGGTCTGCCGTGTGATGGATTACGGCAAATCGATCTTCGAGAAGAAGAAACAGGTTGCTGCAGCGAAGAAAAACCAGAAGCAGATCCAGGTTAAAGAAATCAAGTTTCGTCCAGGGACGGAGGAAGGGGATTACCAGGTAAAACTACGCAACCTGGTACGTTTCCTGAGTGACGGGGACAGGGCCAAGGTATCGTTGAGATTCCGCGGTCGTGAGATGGCCCACCAGGAGCTGGGTATGGAATTGTTGAAGCGGGTTGAAGGTGACCTTCTTGAATACGGTTCCGTCGAACAGCATCCTAAGATGGAAGGACGCCAGCTGATCATGGTCATCGCCCCGAAAAAGAAGAAATAACCACCAGGGCACGGCAGGCCTTGCGGTTATATTTATCAACTGAATGCGGAGTATCCGAACATGCCAAAGATGAAGACTAAAAGCGGTGCAGCTAAGCGGTTTTTGAAAACCGCCAACGGCATCAAGCACAAACACGCTTTCAAGAGCCACATCCTGACCAAAATGTCGACAAAGCGTAAGCGTCAACTGCGCGGTAGCAGCTTGCTGCATCCGTCTGACGTGGCAAAAGTCGAGCGCATGCTGCGCCTTCGTTAATTTTGATCAAGATATAGAGGAAGTAACTCATGGCTCGTGTAAAGCGTGGCGTCATTGCCCGTAAGCGTCACAAAAAAATTCTGAAACTTGCAAAAGGCTACTACGGCGCGCGTTCACGCGTATTCCGTGTCGCCAAGCAAGCGGTAATCAAGGCAGGCCAATACGCCTACCGTGACCGTCGTCAGAAAAAACGTCAGTTCCGCGCTCTGTGGATCGCTCGTATCAACGCTGGTGCTCGTGTTAACGGTCTGTCCTACAGCCGTTTCATTGCTGGCCTGAAAAAGGCGTCCATCGAGATCGACCGTAAGGTTCTGGCTGATCTGGCAGTGAACGAAAAAGCGGCGTTTGCTGCGATTGTCGAGAAAGCTAAAGCCACTTTGGCCTAAGTCCCCGACAATCACTGGCCCCGGTTTTCCGGGGTTGGTGTTAAACGTCATAAATAGGGGAAGAGCCTTCAGCTCTTCCCCTATTTTGTATCTGGAGTCTGTACATGGAAAACCTGGACGCGCTGGTCTCTCAAGCTCTTGAGGCTGTGCAAAGCGCCGAAGATATCAATGCCCTGGAGCAAATCCGGGTTCACTACCTCGGCAAGAAAGGCGAGTTGACTCAGGTGATGAAGACCCTGGGGAACCTGCCGGCTGAAGAGCGTCCGCAAGTCGGTGCGCTGATCAACGTTGCCAAGGAGCGTGTCACAGAAGTCCTCAATGCACGCAAGGCGTCGTTTGAACAGGCAGAACTGACTGCCAGGCTCGCCGCTGAATGCATCGACGTGACCCTGCCGGGCCGTGGCCAGACCTCTGGTGGTCTGCACCCGATCACCCGCACTCTGGAACGTATCGAGCAGTTCTTCACGCACATTGGCTACGGCATCGCCGAAGGCCCGGAAGTCGAAGACGACTACCACAATTTCGAGGCGCTCAACATCCCGGGCCACCATCCGGCCCGGTCGATGCATGACACCTTCTACTTCAATGCGAACATGCTGTTGCGCACCCATACCTCGCCGGTACAGGTCCGCACCATGGAATCGCAGCAGCCGCCGATCCGCATCGTCTGCCCAGGCCGTGTGTACCGCAGCGACTCCGATATCACCCACTCGCCGATGTTCCACCAGATCGAAGGTCTGCTGGTCGACCGCGACATCAACTTTGCCGACCTGAAGGGCACCATCGAAGAATTCCTGCGGGTGTTTTTCGAGAAGGAACTGGCCGTGCGCTTCCGTCCTTCGTATTTCCCGTTCACCGAGCCTTCGGCCGAAGTGGATATGGAATGCGTGATGTGCAGTGGCAAGGGCTGCCGCGTCTGCAAGCAGACCGGCTGGCTGGAAGTCATGGGCTGCGGCATGGTTCACCCGAACGTGCTGCGCATGTCCGGCATCGATCCTGAAGAGTTTCAGGGCTTCGCGTTCGGCATGGGCGTAGAGCGTCTGGCCATGCTGCGTTACGGCGTCAAT from Pseudomonas syringae includes:
- the pheS gene encoding phenylalanine--tRNA ligase subunit alpha, which encodes MENLDALVSQALEAVQSAEDINALEQIRVHYLGKKGELTQVMKTLGNLPAEERPQVGALINVAKERVTEVLNARKASFEQAELTARLAAECIDVTLPGRGQTSGGLHPITRTLERIEQFFTHIGYGIAEGPEVEDDYHNFEALNIPGHHPARSMHDTFYFNANMLLRTHTSPVQVRTMESQQPPIRIVCPGRVYRSDSDITHSPMFHQIEGLLVDRDINFADLKGTIEEFLRVFFEKELAVRFRPSYFPFTEPSAEVDMECVMCSGKGCRVCKQTGWLEVMGCGMVHPNVLRMSGIDPEEFQGFAFGMGVERLAMLRYGVNDLRLFFDNDLRFLAQFR